One genomic region from Sulfurimonas sp. encodes:
- the rseP gene encoding RIP metalloprotease RseP — protein sequence MSILVSILVLSGLIFFHELGHYAAAKFMGVTVEVFSIGFGKRLFTFRKWDTEWSISAVPLGGYVRMKGQDDSDPTKKSLDADSYNVKTPMQKIFILLAGPAANFVLAFFLYFGIALGGPNILSPVIGEVVKDSPAFKAGLQTDDIIKSIDGVKIIAWKEMAKIISDSDGSLNIEIQRGGYIEFKTLTPSIRETTNMFNEVIQKKMIGIASAGVFHKLELSPSDTLSYATEQTIFASTMIFTGLKKLIVGEVPAKELGGVISIVKLTSDATAQGWMSVLFFAALISVNLGVLNLLPIPALDGGHIMFNLYEFIFRREASESVIIKLTIAGWVILFSLMGLGLFNDINRLMG from the coding sequence ATGAGTATCTTAGTATCTATTTTAGTCCTTTCAGGACTTATATTTTTTCACGAATTAGGTCACTATGCAGCGGCAAAATTTATGGGTGTTACTGTTGAAGTTTTTAGTATAGGCTTTGGAAAAAGACTATTTACATTTAGAAAGTGGGATACAGAGTGGAGCATCTCTGCTGTTCCACTTGGTGGGTATGTTCGCATGAAAGGTCAAGATGATTCTGACCCAACCAAAAAAAGCCTAGATGCTGATAGTTACAATGTAAAAACACCTATGCAAAAAATATTTATACTTTTAGCGGGTCCTGCTGCTAACTTTGTTTTAGCATTTTTCTTATACTTCGGTATCGCTCTTGGTGGTCCAAATATTTTATCTCCTGTAATTGGTGAAGTTGTTAAAGACTCCCCTGCTTTTAAAGCTGGCTTGCAAACAGATGACATCATAAAGTCCATAGATGGAGTAAAAATTATTGCATGGAAAGAGATGGCAAAAATCATCAGTGATTCGGATGGAAGTTTAAACATAGAAATACAAAGAGGTGGCTATATAGAGTTTAAAACACTTACTCCTAGCATACGAGAAACTACAAATATGTTTAATGAAGTTATACAAAAGAAGATGATTGGCATCGCTAGTGCAGGAGTATTTCATAAGCTTGAACTATCTCCATCTGACACACTATCTTACGCAACAGAGCAAACTATTTTTGCATCTACTATGATATTTACAGGACTTAAAAAACTCATAGTTGGAGAAGTTCCAGCAAAAGAGTTAGGCGGTGTCATAAGCATAGTAAAACTTACCTCAGATGCTACTGCACAAGGATGGATGAGTGTTCTGTTTTTCGCAGCTTTAATATCTGTAAACTTAGGTGTATTAAACCTGCTACCTATCCCCGCACTAGATGGCGGGCACATAATGTTTAATCTTTATGAATTTATCTTTAGACGAGAAGCAAGTGAATCAGTCATCATAAAACTAACAATAGCAGGCTGGGTAATACTTTTTTCACTAATGGGCTTAGGTCTTTTTAATGATATTAATAGATTGATGGGTTAA
- a CDS encoding sensor histidine kinase, whose translation MAKIPFKVSARTARLIGRENIASSKGAIIELVKNSYDADSPISLIYFNKEKDELFIIDSGEGMTEQIIIDHWMTIGTDNKANDIFTETGRVKAGAKGIGRFALDKLGDKCEMLTKFNPSVHKDIYEDGKVSENIAYFWEVDWRDFEGAFKTIGEVEANLIGEKEVDLKKYILDEIDNKSVEKILNEFSFEYGTVLKISGLRDNWDDFYVEQVFNDLEVLIPPKENSTFRLFLFNESEKNKYGEIIGSICDDYDYKIVAKADKNQNVNIKIYRNEYDIARINPDFFNSINSTLPQYEKEIFEKGYWEIEKTYSQLIKGFAKKDTDNTFSKIGSFEVTFYFMKRGYEKKDVETFYYKTFTIHNRKYWLNKFGGIKLFRDDFRVRPYGEINDSSFDWLGLGNRQAKSPAPVAHTSGSWKVKANNIAGAISITRLGNVDFQDKSSREGLQDNKTFQVFQKIILKILSIFEEDRAYIAKEMRSFHERTNTNEKEKKYADELAKKILEENRKNKQYNKALLNEGNIGDSDKVVLSKRLEDKEEEIENLKDEQKLLRGMASSGIVIASFSHDLSKISQNLNSRIDKLKKLISEKIQEEDYKNIENRKNPYYLLERMKKQDLKLQNWLHFSLGVARKDKRKMKQLKFKSYFNIFKEEWQTVLNNRAINLKIDNIEQASMKIFEIDVDSIFNNLLVNSIDAFNNSTIDRNREIQIDIKDSPKEIVIEYYDNGTGLSKDITNHDEIFEPMFTTNVNKHTGDEEGTGLGMWLIQSIVKDNNGTVNLLYPTNGGFGIRLSFKKNNS comes from the coding sequence ATGGCAAAAATACCTTTTAAAGTATCAGCAAGAACAGCACGACTAATAGGTCGTGAAAATATAGCATCATCTAAAGGTGCTATAATTGAACTTGTTAAAAATTCTTATGATGCTGATAGTCCTATCTCACTAATATACTTCAACAAAGAAAAAGATGAATTATTTATTATTGATTCTGGTGAAGGGATGACAGAACAAATAATAATAGACCATTGGATGACTATCGGTACAGATAATAAAGCAAATGATATATTTACAGAAACTGGTAGGGTAAAAGCTGGAGCAAAAGGTATAGGTCGCTTTGCACTAGATAAACTTGGTGATAAATGTGAAATGCTAACTAAGTTTAATCCTTCTGTTCATAAAGATATTTATGAAGATGGAAAAGTAAGTGAAAATATAGCTTATTTCTGGGAAGTTGATTGGAGAGATTTTGAAGGTGCTTTTAAAACAATAGGTGAAGTTGAAGCGAATCTTATTGGAGAAAAAGAAGTAGACCTAAAAAAATATATTCTAGATGAAATTGATAATAAAAGTGTTGAAAAAATACTAAATGAGTTTTCTTTTGAATATGGGACAGTATTAAAAATTTCAGGTCTTAGAGATAATTGGGATGATTTTTATGTGGAACAAGTTTTTAATGATTTAGAAGTTCTCATTCCACCAAAAGAGAATAGTACTTTTAGACTATTTTTGTTTAATGAAAGTGAAAAAAATAAATATGGTGAAATCATAGGTTCAATTTGTGATGATTACGACTATAAAATAGTTGCAAAAGCAGATAAAAATCAAAATGTAAATATTAAAATATATAGAAACGAATATGATATTGCTAGAATAAACCCAGATTTTTTTAATAGTATAAATTCAACTTTACCTCAATATGAAAAAGAAATTTTTGAAAAAGGGTATTGGGAGATAGAAAAAACTTACAGTCAACTTATTAAAGGTTTTGCTAAAAAAGACACAGATAATACTTTTTCTAAAATAGGCAGTTTTGAAGTTACTTTTTACTTCATGAAAAGAGGATATGAAAAAAAAGATGTTGAAACATTTTATTATAAAACATTTACTATTCATAACAGAAAATATTGGTTAAATAAATTTGGTGGAATTAAACTTTTTAGAGATGACTTTAGAGTTCGACCTTATGGTGAAATTAATGATAGTTCTTTTGATTGGCTTGGTTTAGGAAATAGACAAGCCAAAAGTCCTGCACCAGTTGCACATACAAGTGGTAGCTGGAAAGTAAAAGCAAATAATATTGCAGGAGCAATTAGCATTACAAGACTAGGTAATGTAGATTTTCAAGATAAATCAAGTAGAGAAGGATTGCAGGATAATAAGACTTTTCAAGTTTTTCAAAAAATAATTTTAAAAATATTATCTATATTTGAAGAGGATAGAGCTTATATTGCTAAAGAGATGAGATCATTTCATGAACGAACAAATACTAATGAAAAAGAAAAAAAATATGCTGATGAATTAGCAAAAAAAATTCTAGAAGAAAATAGAAAAAATAAACAATATAATAAAGCCCTTTTAAATGAGGGAAATATTGGAGATTCTGATAAGGTTGTTTTGTCGAAAAGACTAGAAGACAAAGAAGAAGAAATTGAGAACTTAAAAGATGAGCAAAAGCTTTTACGCGGTATGGCAAGTAGTGGTATAGTTATAGCCTCTTTTAGTCATGATTTGAGTAAAATATCACAAAATTTAAATTCGAGAATAGATAAGTTAAAAAAATTGATAAGTGAAAAAATCCAAGAAGAAGATTATAAGAATATAGAAAATAGAAAAAACCCTTACTATTTATTAGAAAGAATGAAAAAGCAAGATTTGAAACTTCAAAACTGGTTACATTTCTCATTAGGAGTTGCTAGAAAAGATAAAAGAAAAATGAAGCAACTTAAATTTAAAAGCTACTTTAATATTTTTAAAGAGGAATGGCAAACAGTACTCAATAATAGGGCAATTAATTTAAAAATTGATAATATTGAACAAGCATCAATGAAAATATTTGAAATTGATGTAGATAGTATTTTTAATAATCTTTTGGTTAACTCTATTGATGCCTTTAATAATTCAACAATTGATAGAAATAGAGAAATCCAAATTGATATTAAAGACTCACCAAAAGAAATAGTAATTGAATACTATGATAATGGAACAGGTTTATCGAAAGATATTACAAATCATGATGAAATCTTTGAACCAATGTTTACTACAAATGTCAATAAACATACAGGTGATGAAGAAGGTACAGGACTTGGTATGTGGTTAATTCAATCAATTGTAAAAGACAATAATGGAACAGTAAATTTGTTATACCCAACAAATGGTGGTTTTGGAATTAGACTATCATTCAAAAAAAATAATTCATAA
- a CDS encoding HNH endonuclease signature motif containing protein, translating to MNIQQQKPNRTCDKTYASYTSFKPYIREDFNRRCGYCDDLDFFHGGVRGYQIDHFKPHSIKKFNTLKEEYSNLVYSCPFCNRAKSNKWKDTQGFLDPCESEFDNHLARNTKGQLISKTEQGKYIHTNLNFHLKRHELLWMIEKLQKQSIEIDSEIVRLGEGHEKELIILREFKKIQKKINKYTNLFHTEI from the coding sequence ATGAATATTCAACAACAAAAACCAAATAGAACTTGTGATAAAACATATGCTAGTTATACATCTTTTAAGCCATACATTAGAGAAGACTTTAATAGAAGATGTGGCTATTGTGATGATTTAGATTTTTTTCATGGTGGAGTTAGAGGTTATCAGATTGACCATTTTAAACCACATTCAATAAAAAAATTTAATACTTTAAAAGAAGAATATTCAAATTTAGTGTATTCCTGCCCATTTTGCAATAGAGCAAAATCTAATAAGTGGAAAGATACACAAGGATTTCTAGACCCTTGTGAAAGTGAATTTGACAATCATTTAGCTCGTAATACTAAGGGTCAACTAATATCTAAAACGGAGCAAGGAAAATATATTCATACAAATTTGAATTTTCATTTAAAACGACATGAACTATTATGGATGATAGAGAAGTTACAAAAACAAAGTATTGAAATTGATAGTGAAATAGTTAGATTAGGTGAAGGACATGAAAAAGAATTAATCATCTTACGAGAATTTAAAAAGATACAAAAGAAGATTAATAAATATACTAATCTTTTTCATACAGAAATATAA
- the pgsA gene encoding CDP-diacylglycerol--glycerol-3-phosphate 3-phosphatidyltransferase, giving the protein MLNLPNALASLRILLAPLMFWVILNPQIFTDNGFHISWNYYFATLLFVLASATDFFDGFIAREWNQMTMMGAILDPLADKMLTLAAFLGLMMTGAASAWAIYIIIVRELFITGIRTVAVSEGLEVKASWAGKVKTVAQMIAIGFLLMHWPFASELLWFAVFLTLYSGFEYLWGFKKAILKDENK; this is encoded by the coding sequence TTGCTAAACCTCCCAAACGCTCTAGCATCGCTTCGCATACTTTTAGCACCGTTGATGTTCTGGGTAATTTTAAATCCACAAATTTTTACAGATAATGGATTTCATATCTCATGGAACTACTACTTTGCAACTCTTTTGTTTGTTCTTGCATCTGCAACTGACTTTTTCGATGGTTTCATAGCACGAGAATGGAATCAAATGACAATGATGGGTGCAATACTTGACCCACTTGCAGACAAGATGCTAACTCTTGCAGCTTTTTTAGGTCTTATGATGACAGGTGCTGCCTCTGCTTGGGCAATATATATCATTATAGTTAGAGAATTATTTATAACAGGGATAAGAACAGTAGCAGTAAGCGAAGGTCTAGAAGTAAAAGCTTCATGGGCTGGAAAAGTTAAAACCGTTGCACAAATGATTGCCATAGGATTTTTACTAATGCATTGGCCATTTGCTAGTGAACTTCTTTGGTTTGCTGTATTTTTAACTCTTTATTCTGGATTTGAGTATCTTTGGGGATTTAAAAAAGCTATCTTAAAAGATGAGAACAAATGA
- a CDS encoding MTH1187 family thiamine-binding protein: MLSVLLEFSMFPTSDECRDGSSVSAQVSKIIDAIDKSGVSYQLTPMGTVVETDTMKEALSIIELAYEQLSDCERVYSSLKFDIRKNTKNRLKTKIASVEKALNRKINH; this comes from the coding sequence ATGTTAAGTGTTTTACTAGAGTTCAGTATGTTTCCAACTTCAGATGAATGTAGAGATGGTTCTTCTGTTTCTGCACAAGTTAGCAAAATAATAGATGCCATAGACAAATCAGGTGTATCTTACCAATTAACGCCTATGGGAACTGTTGTTGAGACTGACACAATGAAAGAAGCATTATCTATAATAGAGCTTGCTTATGAGCAACTAAGTGACTGCGAAAGAGTGTATTCTTCACTAAAGTTTGATATTCGTAAAAACACAAAAAATAGACTAAAAACTAAAATAGCATCTGTTGAAAAAGCTTTAAATAGAAAAATAAACCATTGA